In the genome of Arachis stenosperma cultivar V10309 chromosome 6, arast.V10309.gnm1.PFL2, whole genome shotgun sequence, the window CCGTTGGCATTAAATGGCTTACACATTCATACAAGCCACAAAATATAAGGCCAACAATTCCCCTTTCTATCATAACAAAGCCGAACATCATCCCAAACACAACCCacttttcccttcttctcacccCAAATCTAATGGCCTCTTCAAGATCAGAAAGAAGGCCAGAAAAGGAACCAATGGTGACCGAACCTCCATcttatgatgcaagaaaatttaGGTCCCAATTCCACGAAGGGAGATATCACAGGCTCATGAAGACAAAGCATGTCATTTATGAGAATGGCCTTGAGCTGAAGGACGGGGAGTACCacatcatgaggcaaatcactaaggaaagaaggtgggaacttcTATGCGATCCTCTTGTCAACATTAGTGCAGTCATGATCAGggaattttatgcaaatgcTATAAAAGAGAGCAAAGACAGCGCCCCCTACAAGATGGATTTCAGTCCAGCAGCCATCACAAGGGCCCTGAAGTTGAGGACCATAACTTATGCAGAGCCTAGTTTTGAGACCAGATTGTAGATGGAAAATAATCCCGATGAGATCTTACAAGGATATGCATGGAAGGCACAGACTGagaaagagattcaaaaggagtCCCAAGCCACTTGAAAAGAATAAATCTCACTCATGTGGCCAAGGGGTGGTATGAGATAgtaaggagatctatccttcctactggaaacaCCTCATGGGTCACAATCAAgcgagcactcttgacatactgcatcctacatggaggtgaaatcaacctcgcacaactcatagctgacagtattcaagagatAGCCGaaagcacaagcaaatcaagtagGTTTGGCCATCCAAGcaccatcctcaggctatgcaacaaagctggagtaatttttgaagatgaggacacagaaaaagtgaaaaaagggAAATGAATCACAAAGAAGAGCATGGAAAGGatgaatgaagaagatgatcacgagggggtggtagctcccagacaaagaaagtcacaaagagaggaaggacaaGAGCAAGCTCATGGTGCCATAGACATGAGTCAACTACAAAGAGCAATTGAAGAGCTATCCCAGCAACTCATGCAAGCACAACAAGAGCAATATCCAGAGCGCCAGGAGCAATATTTGAGGGATAAAGAGGAACGAGAGGCTTCGCAACATCAAATGGAGGAAAAACAAGAGAGctggcaacaacaaatgatggCTCAGCAGCAAGAGTTTCAAGCAGAGATTCTCGAAGGTCAGAAAGAGCAATCAAAAGAATTTcgagaatcatatgataagctgtactttagtcaagctaaagcaggggaatatagtcacaacctgtatcagTGGATGAACATTCATCATACTATGGTAGAGGTTAGACATGTACAACGAGTAGAGTATGATGAAAATAtacaagcaaggttggagtatttgacccacaatttgccagCACTAAATCAACAAATCAAACCATTTGAGAAATGCCAAGAATTTAGAGACTATCAGCAAGCAAAGTCTCATCACTATACAGAGATAACTCTTCAAAGATTGGAAGAAGCTaggctctcaggactcttagattctgtctggGATAGAAGATGCCCTAGTGAAGAAATCCAAGATTATTCcaagctagggaagagaaagaaaaagaaggaagaatcaaGCAGAAGCCAcaaccattagaaggtggcaaagttctttcatgcTTTTAATAAGGaagatgcatgtctgaaacatgatatgcctccaatgtctcttttcttttatttcatcCATCCTGCACTTTTATAGgttcaataagtagctagaaaaataaattgcataTATGTTTGTCATTCAgcacttagctttaaattttgttttgtttcccatatgcttgaataaaagagaaatgtttgaattagaaagtaaatatccaatgttgcataagttagaatggaagttagtggtggtatgtgtttgattaaatgcataactcatgaaataaatgctgcataatgtcattttcattaaAGTGTGAACTAGCTTGCTGTCATAAAGGCTTGTATAAGTCAGGatcccttgagaacaaaataaaacagaaagaaaaggaagaagaaaaagctaaaagtggcaaagaaaaacaaagaataaggctaggcaccaatagcttggaccctatgacacatgcctgtggtgctTTTGTGCTAGGATATGCTTGGGCAAGTAGGTTCTGAGGAGTATTTCAAAACTtggccacttagatcaactgatttgggattgCCAACTGAAAgcccacaataaagagcaacctaattacaaagcatttagttatccaaagagatgctgggcatcaatgatcctaggaggaaaAAAGGTGAGTCATGTGTCCGTGGTGAAGAAATGTTGGgcaaaaataaagccaaaggctgcTGCAACATTTGCCACAAAGCCTTCAATGAATAAAAAGCTCTTTAAGCAAAacgaagaaagaaaagttagcaatgGAACAAGCATAAATGAAGCCTTGTAACAGCAAGTTTAATAAGCCTTTAAGGGAAACACCtcttatgtaacagcaaacaataactgagttatcattgtctgcataaaaactccatgaacCAAGTTCAATTTTATGCTTAATAAGGATATGCAtgcttctctttttcatttcattCCCTCTTAtgt includes:
- the LOC130934204 gene encoding uncharacterized protein LOC130934204 is translated as MSQLQRAIEELSQQLMQAQQEQYPERQEQYLRDKEEREASQHQMEEKQESWQQQMMAQQQEFQAEILEEVRHVQRVEYDENIQARLEYLTHNLPALNQQIKPFEKCQEFRDYQQAKSHHYTEITLQRLEEARLSGLLDSVWDRRCPSEEIQDYSKLGKRKKKKEESSRSHNH